In a single window of the Natronosalvus caseinilyticus genome:
- the rpsJ gene encoding 30S ribosomal protein S10, with product MQQARVRLAGTNPNDLDNICADVREIANNTGVNLSGPIPLPTKTLEVPTRKSPDGEGTATWEHWEMRVHKRLIDLDADERALRQLMRIQVPNDVSIEIVLED from the coding sequence ATGCAGCAAGCACGCGTTCGACTCGCGGGCACCAACCCGAACGATCTGGACAACATCTGTGCAGACGTCCGCGAGATTGCGAACAACACCGGCGTCAACCTCAGCGGGCCGATTCCGCTGCCAACGAAGACGCTCGAGGTGCCAACGCGAAAGTCGCCTGACGGCGAAGGCACCGCTACGTGGGAGCACTGGGAGATGCGCGTCCACAAGCGCCTGATCGATCTGGACGCCGACGAACGCGCACTCCGACAGCTCATGCGCATCCAGGTGCCGAACGACGTCTCGATCGAGATCGTCCTCGAGGACTGA